One genomic window of Gemmobacter sp. includes the following:
- a CDS encoding YjbH domain-containing protein, whose product MARNFHHGVVAAALTGLSFSLASPAQAQTRSLAWDYNSFGVPGLIDMPSAYSRADGELGLSVSHFRNQTRTTLTFQISNRLSASFRYSFLYNIRPIPNPSTNINPYLFDRSFSVHYRFLDEGRYRPAMAIGINDLLGTGIYGGEYIVASKTLTPQLRVTTGIGWGRLGTVNSFTNPLALISGRFRNRPTPNWGQGGAFAANSWFRGNAAFFGGVEWQATDRLRLLAEYSSDDYARESPSAFQRKSSLNFGMSYQYSDRTTISARYLYGSEFGFQLTYALNPKRPRFGSGLDTAPPPILRRGAGAGLPAGGDLHGALARALAREGLALEGMEQTGETIRVQIRNERYATDAQATGRAARVLARLAPDGVAVFDIRLAVHSMPVTSVILRRSDLEELEFHPVAPDLSRANARVLDVRDRLAPVEGRYPLLSYGIEPYLIPSLFDPDAPFRLDVGVALHARYEPRPGLVFSGRIHQKIAGNLDKTSRPSTSVLPRVRSEAYLYYKEGSTTIPELTAAWYFRPGKDVFGRVTFGYLESMFGGVSAELLWKPQNSRLALGIEVNYVRQRAFNQQFGFRNYRVATGHVSAYYDIGRGYKGQLDVGRYLAGDVGATLTLAREFENGWKIGAFATLTNVSAAQFGEGSFDKGILLTIPLDWVTGRPSRTRLSTVIRPVQRDGGARLNVSGRLYESVREMQATKLDATWGRFWR is encoded by the coding sequence GTTCCTGGCCTGATCGACATGCCGTCGGCCTACAGCCGGGCGGATGGCGAACTGGGCCTGAGCGTCAGCCATTTCCGCAACCAGACCCGCACGACCCTGACCTTCCAGATCTCGAACCGCCTCTCGGCCTCGTTCAGATACTCGTTCCTATACAATATTCGTCCCATACCGAATCCATCTACAAATATAAATCCGTACCTCTTCGACCGCAGCTTCTCGGTACATTACCGTTTCCTTGATGAAGGACGCTATCGTCCCGCAATGGCTATCGGAATAAATGATTTGCTTGGCACTGGTATTTACGGTGGCGAGTACATTGTCGCATCCAAGACTCTGACACCCCAGTTGCGGGTCACGACAGGGATCGGCTGGGGGCGACTGGGGACGGTGAACAGTTTCACCAACCCACTTGCGCTCATTAGTGGTAGGTTTCGTAACCGACCCACCCCCAACTGGGGACAAGGCGGTGCCTTTGCCGCCAATTCTTGGTTCCGCGGCAATGCCGCCTTCTTCGGCGGGGTCGAATGGCAGGCCACCGACCGGCTGCGGTTGCTGGCCGAATATTCCTCGGACGATTATGCTCGCGAAAGCCCGAGTGCCTTTCAGCGCAAGTCGTCGCTGAACTTCGGGATGTCCTATCAGTACAGCGACCGCACGACCATTTCGGCGCGCTACCTGTACGGGTCGGAATTCGGTTTCCAGCTGACCTATGCGCTCAATCCCAAGCGGCCCCGCTTCGGCTCGGGCCTCGACACGGCGCCGCCGCCGATCCTGCGGCGCGGGGCAGGGGCGGGCCTTCCGGCTGGCGGCGATCTGCATGGGGCGCTTGCCCGTGCGCTGGCGCGCGAAGGGCTGGCGCTGGAAGGGATGGAGCAGACCGGCGAAACAATCCGAGTGCAGATCCGCAACGAACGCTACGCGACCGATGCCCAGGCCACGGGCAGGGCAGCCCGTGTGCTGGCCCGCCTTGCCCCGGACGGCGTCGCTGTGTTCGATATCCGTCTGGCGGTCCACAGCATGCCGGTCACCTCGGTCATCCTGCGGCGCAGCGATCTGGAGGAGCTGGAATTCCACCCCGTCGCGCCGGATCTGTCGCGCGCCAATGCCCGTGTTCTGGATGTCCGCGACCGGCTTGCGCCCGTCGAAGGGCGCTATCCGCTGCTGTCCTATGGAATCGAGCCCTATCTGATCCCCAGCCTGTTCGACCCGGACGCCCCGTTCCGCTTGGATGTCGGCGTTGCGCTTCATGCCCGCTATGAACCGCGGCCCGGCTTGGTGTTTTCGGGGCGCATCCACCAGAAGATCGCAGGTAATCTGGACAAGACGAGCCGCCCGTCCACCTCGGTCCTGCCGCGGGTCCGCAGCGAGGCCTATCTCTATTACAAGGAAGGTTCGACCACGATCCCCGAGCTGACGGCCGCCTGGTATTTCCGCCCGGGCAAGGACGTGTTCGGGCGTGTGACCTTCGGCTATCTGGAATCGATGTTCGGCGGTGTGTCGGCGGAACTCTTGTGGAAGCCGCAGAACAGCCGCCTCGCCCTCGGGATCGAGGTCAACTATGTCCGCCAGCGCGCCTTCAACCAGCAGTTCGGGTTCCGCAACTATCGCGTCGCCACCGGCCATGTGTCCGCCTATTACGACATCGGGCGGGGCTACAAGGGCCAGCTGGATGTCGGCCGCTACCTGGCCGGGGATGTCGGCGCCACGCTGACGCTGGCGCGCGAATTCGAAAACGGCTGGAAGATCGGCGCCTTTGCCACGCTGACCAACGTGTCGGCGGCGCAGTTTGGCGAAGGATCGTTCGACAAGGGCATCCTGCTGACGATCCCGCTGGACTGGGTGACCGGGCGGCCCAGCCGGACCCGGCTGAGCACGGTCATCCGGCCGGTGCAGCGCGACGGCGGGGCGCGGCTGAACG